TAGCAGTGCGGATGAAGATTTACCTTCTGTATTGTTGTCAATTCTTCCAATTGTTGTCATGATTGCTTTGGCGGGTTTCCTTAAAGTTGATGTACTGTATTCGATTACAGCTGGCTGTATCCTTTGTGTCATTCTTTTCTTCAAGCGCTACAAAGCCTTGGATAAGACAATTACAGGAGCTCTATCGTCCGCCTACGCACCAATTTTTGGTGTCGCTGCAACGTCAGCTATAGGTTCAGTTATCAAAGTTGTTCCTGGATTTGCCTTGGTAACTGCTGGCTTGGATATCTTTTCTCCAATGACCAAGGGTGTGCTTCTAATCTCGCTAGTATCCTTTATTACAGCAACAGGAGCAGGTGCTATCAACTCTTTTGGTGCAGAGGTAAATACTATGTTTACTGAGCAAGCTGGTCTGACGGCAGCAACCTCCCATCGTCTTATGACCATAGCGGCATCTACATCTATTTCGGCTCATTCGCCAGGTGTAAATAATGCCATGGAATTAGCAAAATTAGAATATCGCAAAGGGATTGTAGTCTACCTTAGGACAGGGCTTCTGGGAGGTGTTATCTCTATTATCGTCGCAATGATTCTTATCAAATTAGGAATATTTGTCTGATGTTAAATAACAATTGGAAAAAGCTTGACATGTGATTGTGCAGGTTTGTCGATATTTCTACATTCGACAGGATAAAAAATGTATTGAAAGGAGTACATATAATGAGTTTGAAAAAACCTTTAGAGGGTATAAAAGTCGTTGAATTAGGAACATTTATAGCCGTTCCTACGGCAACCAGATGGCTGGCTGACTGGGGTGCAGAAGTTATCAAAATTGAGGGTTTGCAAGGAGATGATTGGCGTCACATAGGTCCAGGTTTCCGAACACCAAAAGCTGATGATGAAAACCCACTTTTTACCGTTCAAAACGCAAACAAAAAACTCTTGGCTTTGAATTTGAAAACCAAGGAAGGTCTGAAAATTCTATTTGATTTGATCAAAGAAGCAGATGTTTTCATTACGAATGTTCGTTTGAAATCTCTTGAGAAAATGAACATTTCTTATGAAACAGTAAAAGCAGTCAATGAAAAGATTATTTATGCTCATTTCACAGGATATGGTTATGAAGGGCCAGCAGCAAGCAGACCAGGTTTTGATATGGCAGCCTTCTGGGCAAGAACGGGTGCAATGGTTGACTGGGGCTCAAAAGGTGACTTTCCTATTAAGCCTTTAGGCGGCTTTGGAGATTCAACGGTCGCATCTGTTATCGCCCTGGGAATCATGGGTGCTTTGTATGGAAGAACTGTTAGTGGCAAAGGAACATTCTTAACATCTTCCTTGTACGGTACAGGTATTTGGTACAATGCTACAGGTGTTGTGGCCACACAAGAGCGGTATGGCGCAGAGTATCCAAAACATAAAATGGCCCCAGGTTCCCCTACGAATCATATCTATCAATCTTCAGATGATCAGTGGGTTATCATTACCCTCGG
The sequence above is a segment of the Streptococcus suis genome. Coding sequences within it:
- a CDS encoding CoA transferase encodes the protein MSLKKPLEGIKVVELGTFIAVPTATRWLADWGAEVIKIEGLQGDDWRHIGPGFRTPKADDENPLFTVQNANKKLLALNLKTKEGLKILFDLIKEADVFITNVRLKSLEKMNISYETVKAVNEKIIYAHFTGYGYEGPAASRPGFDMAAFWARTGAMVDWGSKGDFPIKPLGGFGDSTVASVIALGIMGALYGRTVSGKGTFLTSSLYGTGIWYNATGVVATQERYGAEYPKHKMAPGSPTNHIYQSSDDQWVIITLGNYERQAPGFYRLLGLDEYAEHPDTETIAILQAHPDTLKELMEKLYQVFRTKTMAEWTALFDEADIVYEVLKHNADVSKDEQAWANNYLREVTFESGNTAVMPNLPVSFSEYDTFDSYQPTGRIGRDSEEILKALGYSDEEFKAFIDSNVTL